A region of Alteromonadaceae bacterium 2753L.S.0a.02 DNA encodes the following proteins:
- a CDS encoding RES domain-containing protein → MQDASQTEQPQIQLGPLVGLAWRVVENQGTAATRSITRNADEQLRLEQLLEGSKPPLPDGCEKLSYLLTAPFRYPPLRHGSRYGTRMERGIFYGAKEQETALAETAVYLWLFQQGPQDPGPLAEMTDSRTLFSVRLRSNSGCDLTSLNFDGLQSRITCPGDWQFTQQLGGQLREAGAEFFWFPSARWSGGTNVAVLKPEAFASGSPDTQQLWNLRLTRELCWFGRADAGRDESGYFEFSRSDFDSAGVMQHPCL, encoded by the coding sequence TTGCAGGATGCGTCTCAAACTGAACAACCGCAGATCCAACTCGGGCCTTTGGTAGGACTGGCGTGGCGGGTTGTTGAAAATCAAGGTACTGCTGCAACACGTTCCATTACGCGCAACGCCGATGAACAGCTTCGCCTAGAGCAATTGCTCGAAGGCAGCAAGCCACCACTTCCCGACGGTTGCGAAAAGCTAAGTTATCTTCTCACTGCGCCGTTTCGTTATCCGCCACTGCGCCATGGCTCCCGTTACGGCACGCGCATGGAGCGCGGTATATTTTATGGCGCCAAGGAGCAGGAAACCGCATTGGCAGAAACAGCGGTGTATTTGTGGTTGTTTCAGCAGGGGCCGCAAGACCCAGGCCCCTTGGCAGAAATGACCGATTCGCGAACCTTATTTTCGGTACGCCTGCGCAGCAATTCCGGCTGTGATTTAACGTCGTTAAATTTTGACGGTTTGCAATCGCGAATCACCTGCCCCGGAGACTGGCAGTTTACTCAACAACTGGGAGGCCAACTGCGCGAGGCTGGCGCTGAATTTTTCTGGTTTCCCTCCGCGCGTTGGTCTGGCGGTACCAATGTTGCAGTACTCAAGCCTGAGGCTTTTGCCAGTGGTTCGCCAGATACTCAACAGCTCTGGAACTTGCGCTTAACGCGCGAATTATGTTGGTTTGGTCGTGCTGATGCTGGTCGGGATGAAAGCGGTTATTTTGAATTCTCCAGAAGCGATTTCGACTCCGCCGGCGTAATGCAACATCCCTGTTTGTAA
- a CDS encoding Homeodomain-like domain-containing protein: MRPSIASSDSAIVANALLEACSLLGVTQDQLAQVLGVSRATVARIKKRATSNQADDVIAPNSKAFELALLLIRVYRSLYSIVGGNPEAMRHWMTTPNNHLNHQKPIELIQTALGLGELIWYLDAMRGKN, translated from the coding sequence ATGCGGCCATCTATAGCTTCTAGCGATAGTGCAATCGTTGCCAATGCTCTGTTGGAGGCCTGTTCGCTGTTAGGGGTAACCCAAGACCAGTTGGCACAGGTATTGGGCGTGTCCCGCGCAACGGTTGCCCGTATTAAAAAGCGCGCCACCAGCAATCAGGCTGACGATGTCATAGCTCCCAACAGCAAAGCCTTCGAGTTGGCACTGTTACTGATTCGTGTGTATCGTTCACTCTATTCCATAGTGGGGGGTAATCCCGAGGCCATGCGCCACTGGATGACTACCCCAAACAACCATCTTAACCATCAGAAACCCATTGAGCTGATTCAAACTGCCCTGGGGTTGGGCGAGCTTATTTGGTATCTGGATGCCATGCGAGGCAAGAATTAA